Proteins encoded within one genomic window of Methanosarcina barkeri str. Wiesmoor:
- a CDS encoding transposase, with the protein MSFRDIDGVLWNSIEPYLPPQKPHTGRSRANMRKLMNGIFYVVMTGCTWKDVPRRYGSKSTVHRFLLYLCEHGIYQKIFNELLNKGYDLKKIDFSHCFTDTKDIPAKKGKYRLRWTQKNKRNKNKRFSRFTGFTSLDYH; encoded by the coding sequence ATGTCATTTCGTGACATCGATGGCGTTCTATGGAACTCCATAGAACCTTATCTTCCTCCACAGAAACCACATACAGGAAGGTCGCGTGCAAATATGAGGAAGTTAATGAACGGTATTTTTTACGTTGTTATGACTGGTTGTACGTGGAAAGACGTTCCCAGGAGATATGGGTCTAAGTCAACAGTGCATAGATTCCTTCTATATCTTTGTGAACATGGCATCTATCAGAAGATTTTCAATGAGCTTTTAAACAAAGGTTACGACTTGAAGAAAATAGATTTTTCTCATTGCTTTACTGATACAAAGGATATTCCGGCTAAAAAGGGGAAATATCGGCTACGATGGACACAAAAAAATAAAAGGAATAAAAATAAGCGTTTTAGTAGATTTACAGGTTTTACCTCTCTCGATTATCATTAA
- a CDS encoding type II toxin-antitoxin system RelE/ParE family toxin, whose translation MFEVLLDITAQDFLKAADKMTYSRVKEILDELALDPVPLRAKRIIESKEKLFRLRSRHIRLLYRINYEDQTLVVIMIEPLNRMYR comes from the coding sequence GTGTTTGAAGTCCTTCTTGACATTACTGCCCAAGATTTTTTGAAAGCGGCAGACAAAATGACTTACTCCAGAGTTAAAGAAATTCTTGACGAGCTTGCACTCGATCCAGTCCCACTGCGAGCAAAAAGAATAATTGAGAGTAAGGAAAAGCTTTTCAGACTGCGGTCCAGGCATATAAGACTGCTTTATAGAATTAATTATGAGGATCAAACCCTGGTAGTTATAATGATTGAGCCTTTAAATCGTATGTATCGTTGA